The Nodosilinea sp. FACHB-141 nucleotide sequence TGGATTCAAGCGCCGCCAGTAGCCCACCGCTGAGCAAGGCAACAATCTCACCCTCGGAGCGGGGTGGAGTACTGGATAGCTCTACCCCCTGCAAATTCACTACGCGGCTAACGCGGCCGTTGACGCTGGCGCGAATGCGTACAGTCTGCACCCCAGCCTGGGTGAGACCCAGCTGGTCGATGCGAGACACGCTAATCTCGTTGCGGGGGAAGGGGGTGGCTACAGCTAAGGCATTGCCAGCCGCAGCGCTATCGGGCACTGCTGCTGATAGGTTGGCTACTAAGTAGGGGTCGATGGTTTCGTCGAGATCGCTGAACTCGGCGTAGTTCTCATCACCTGTGAGGCGAAACTCGGTGGTCAGTAGGTTAATGCGGCCCGAAGGTAGATTGATCCGGCCATCGGGTCTGATGTTGGGGACAGTACCCATCAGGTCTAGCGTACCTTCGGCCCTCACATCCACAATGCCGGGGACGGCCAACCGCACATTCTCAGCCAGCACCAGCTTAAGGTCTTCTAACACCGGCGGAATGGGGTCAAAGATGCTGGGCTCTGCAGTAGATGCAAAGGTGGTGGAGGTGCCTCCCCCGACACTGGTATCGGGCAGGGTGAGCAGCCCGTTTGATAGTTTCACTTCGCCATAGACCAGGGGCGGCAACAAAAAGACGCTGCCATCGACAACAACGTTGCCATCGACGCGGCCCCGATAGGTGCCAGCAGGGTTGCGCAGGTCAAGAGCAATGTTGTCGAGGGTAACGCGGAAGGGGTTTTCACCCGTCGGCACTGGCGTACCGTCATTCTCTTGGGCCGTGCGGGTGTCAAATAGCCCAGGGGCCAAATCTTGCACTGAGGGCAGCAGCTTGAGGTTGCCCTCAGCCGTTACCTTGCCGTTGCTAAAGTCGCCCTCTAGGTTCTGGAACGCGAGCACGAGGCCGTTGGTGTAGACAGAGTTGCCGCGGATGGTATCAAGGCCTTCGAGCACGTCAATGCGGCCCTGGATATTGGTGAGGGGCTCGGACAGGCTGCGGGAGCTGATGGTGACGCCATCAAGGTTGGCATTGCCGGTCACATTGAGGGTGGTGAGGGCTTCCTGAACAGGCTGGTTGACGGGCCAGCGCCCTTGAACGGCTAGGTCGAGGCTGGCTGGGCCTGACTCCCAGGTGATGGCGCGGGTGAACAGATTAACCAAGGCAAAGCCCTCGTCGCGCACTCGCAGGGAAATATCGACCGTATCGGTTTCAGGCTGTTGCCGAAGACCGGGCAGAGGCAGGGGCACAGTGGCCACCAGCCGCAGCGGGTCGACTTGTTCGTCAATGGCGACTCGGCTGATCAGGTTGAGGCGGGCGTCTTCGTACCGGAAGTTGGCGGTGGCTAAATCAATGGCGTTGCGGTTGATGGTGGCTTCGTTAACCGCCAGCTGACCGCGCACTTGGGGGGCAGCCAGGGTGCCAGTGAGGGTGGCCCCCAGGTTGACTAGACCGTCGAGGTTGTCGGGCAGGCGTAAAGGCTGGCGCAGCGCGTTGATGGGCACATTACTCACCTCCAGACGCAGCGTGCGGGCCACGGGGTCATCAGGACGCAGGCTAAAGTCGCCGTTGAGGGTAGCCAGCCCTACACCCTGCTGGGTGGTCTCTGAAAAGTCGGTGAAGTTGGAGCGCAGGCTGACCGGCTCGAGGCGAATGATGCTGTCTTGGTAGCTGCCCTTAGCAATAACTTCGTCGATGCGATAGGTGGCACCGTTGCTGCCGTCAGCATTGCCCCAGACCCAATCAGCGCCGGCCAGGTCGAAGGTGATGTTGAGGCTGTCAGGCACGATGCCATTGGCGGTCACTTTGCCCGAAAAATTGCCGACAAACTCGTCGAGGGGAGGCAGGGTGGCGGTTTCGCCCTGGGCCGCCAGCATATCTTTGAGCTCTTGCACTTCGGCTAGACGGCGGAGCTGATCGAGCAGGCTGGCGTTGCGATCGCCCACGGTCTGCACCTCCTCTAGCGACGCCAAATCGGCCTCAGTAGCCGGGCGATACCACTCGGGGGGCTGCAACACGTTAAAGCGAAAATCGGCCTGCTCAAAAATCAGCAAGGTTTTGAGCAGGTCTTGAATTTGACCATTGTCAACCACGAGCTCGCCGTTGATCTGGGGCTGGTCGCCTAGGGTGTAGGTGCCGCTGGCCAGGTAGCGGCTGAGCCCTGAGGCCGATTCGAGCACGACCCCGGCTAGACCAATGACGTTGTTGGCGTAAGTAACGCTGCCTCGCAGACGACCATAGCGAGTAAACTCAGCCGGACGCTCGGGGGCTGTGGGGTCAATGGCGACGGTGGTGGTTTCGTTGGGCAGCCTCAGGTAGCCAATGCTGGGGTCTTCCACATCGAAGGTGGCCTGTAGGGTGGGCTGCCGCAGGTTGGCGACAATTTCGGCCCGGCTGATCAGACCGCTCACGGTGCCGATGCCGTTCACGCCAGCCTGGGGCAGGCGGAGGTCGCTCAGGGGCAGATTTTCGACGGTGGCGTAGAGGTTGTCGCCTCGGGTGTAGCCCTCGGCCAAGGCCTCGCCGCTGCGGATCTCGAAGGCTAGATCGCGTTCGCCCCCAGCGCTGGCTACATAGACGCGATCGCCGCCGCCTGTCAAATCAACCGCCAGTGCGCCGCCCTGGTTGTAGCTAACTGGGCCGCTGAGGGGAGAGGCAAAGGCCAGATCGCCCGCCTGTAGCCCCACTAGAGAGGCATCGCCGCTAAGGGCTAGAGCACCGGGACGACCGCGTAACCGTCCGTTAAAAAAGGCATTGCCCGTCAGGGGAATTACCTGGGGCACGGGCAGCGCCGCCAGGCTGAAGTTATCGGCGTTGAGGTTGAGATCGAGGTTGGCGATCGCTGGTGCTCCCGGGCCACTGAGCCGCGGGGTAATAAATCCATTGGCCTGAATTCCTGTAGTGTTAGCCTGCCGCACCAGGATCGACTGCCCGTTCCAAGCTAGGTCGGCGGTGAGCGGGCCGCGCACCTGGGCGAGCTGGGGCGAGCGGGCTGCCGCCGTAGCCAAGCCGTCTGAGAGCACGAGCTGCCCCTGTCCCCTCGCCCCGGCCAGGGTGAAGTTGTCGGTGCTGCCGGTAAAGCGAAAATTGCCGTCAGCGGTGCCCTGGAGGTCGGGGGCAAAGGCCGCCATTTGCAGATCTTGGCCCTGCAGGTTAGCGCTCCACTGGCCGCCCGCCAGACTTGCGTTAGTGAGCAAGGTGCCGCCCCTGGCCAGGGCGATCGCGCCATTGCCCTGACCCCGCACCCCTGACAGACCAGGATTGTCTAGGGTGCCTGAAAGCTGAGCGGTGCCGCTAGCCACCCCATCGAGCCCAGCCCCCAAGCGGCTGAGCTGCACCCCCTGGCCCCGTAGGTCAGCGTTCCACTGCCCATTGGCGAGCAGGCCATCGCCCGCTATGGTGCCCCCCGCCACTTGCACAAAGGTATTGGTGAAGCGGACCTGGTTGCCCGCCAGTCTAAGGTTGCCCTGGGCTGGGTAGTTGCCCATGGGGGCGCGCCAGCTGGCCGTGCCGACGAGCTGGTTGACGGGGCCAGCGATCTCAGCGTCAAAAAATACCGACCCTAGGGCCACCCGGTCAGACAGTCCGTAGGCTTGGCCGATGGTGTCGGCGGGAATGCGATCGCCCGCTAGCGCCAGCGTCAACCGCCCCGGATCGCCGAAGGTAAAAACGCCGCTGCCGGTCAGGGCACCGCCCCCGACGGGCACCGCCAGAATGTTATCAATTGCTAGGTTGGGCGATCGCAGAATGCCTGTGGCCCTGACTTCGCTAAAGGCCACCCGGTCAACAGTGACTCGGTCCTGGGAGATCAGCTCGGTAGTCAGCACCGGCTTGCCCAAAGGCCCAGTCATGGTAACGTCGGCCCCAAAGGTGCCGCTGGCCTCTACTGGCAGACTTCTGTCCAGCAGTTCAGAGGCCTGAGCTACGGTAAACGGGTTGACCTGGCCGCTGAGGTTGTAGCCCTCATCTAAGTTGAGGCTGCCCCCAGCGCGGGCGGTCAGATCGCCCATGCTGGCGGTAGCATTCTCAAATTCGAAGGTGCGGCCCCGAAAGCGCACGTCGCCCTGAGCATTTTGCAGGGGCTCGGGCAGAATGGGGTGGACTACGCTGCCCTCCTCTATCCGAGCCGTGCCTACGACGTTGGTAGGGATGCCGCGACCGCTTTCAATATCGGCCTGCCCACTGATTACGCCAGCGGGAAACTGCACCGGTAGGGGCTCCTCCAGAAAGGAGTCAACCAGGGGCATGATGTCGGTGGTCCGAGCCTTCTGGGTGCGCAAACTAATATTGGCCCGTAGGCCAGGGCCAGGCGCCTCGGTTGGGTCGACCGGAGAATCGGCGGTTTCGCTGGGGGTCTCTTTAGGCGGTGGCAGTAGCACCGACCCGGTGAGATCCAGGTTGCCCCCCTGGATGGATTCACCGCTAAGTTTTAAGTCAAGCTGCCGAGTTTCGATCGGTGAATCAGGAGCCTCGGGTACCTCAATGAAAGTTTCGTTGAAGTCGAGCTGGCCCTGCAAGTTTTCGATCGCCACCCGCACCGGCTCAACATCCCCCTGGACGTAGGGCACCATGGTCAACTGAGAATCTTTGACGTAGAGCCGATCGAGATTCACGTTGATGAAGGGATCGCGCTCCGGATCGCGTTCAGATAGCTCTAGGTCTAGGTCAAACCACTCGCGTTCGGCATTCTGCTCCAGGTAAAGCTCTCCCTGCTCTAGGGTCACCGTGAGGGGCAGTTCTCGCCGCCACAAATCCCACAGCTTAAACTGCACCTCTACCGCTGCCAGTGACAGACTATCGGGATCCGTTGGTGTTGGTGGAATTTTAGATGGCCCCAGCCGCACCCCCGATAGACCTACCCGTTCCACCGGTCCCAGTTCCACTGGGCGTTCAAGGGCCTCCGATAGCTCTCTGGCCAGTAAGGGCACGAGATTATTTCGGCTCCACAACCAGCCCCCGAGCGCCGCTGCACCTCCCAACACCAGCAGCGCGCCCAGCAACAGGCCCGCTGTAAGCCAACGGCCGCTGCCGCCCGCCTCCGGCTCTTGAAAGGTCTCCGGTTCTTGAGAAGTTTCTGGTTCTCGAGAAGGCTCTGGTTCTTGAGAAGGGGTCATACCCGTTTACGCCACCGCAGAACACCCACCAATAGTAATGAACTCCCCGCTTTCTGCCTACCACTTCCGATGAACTTAATGGTCGGTGCTATCTGTAGTGAAACTACTGGGCTCGATCGCGAAGAAACCTGAATCGCCCAGCTTCAGTCACCTAACTGGGATCTTCAAGCCATAGACGACCACTGAGGCAGCTTTGTTCGCGGGGCAGCGGCCCGGTACAGTAAATAAGTAATGCTGTTAGCGAGATAGGGCCATGGTGGTGTACGTGCTGTTGTTTAATGCCCGCACCGACAACGAGGGTATTCATGCCGAAACCATTAACGGGCAGAACATAATCTTGATGTTTGAGCATGAGGACGACGCCATCCGCTATGCCCTGATGCTGGAGGCTCAAGACTTTCCAGAGGCCACCGTGGAGGGGTTCGACCAGGCTGAAATTGAAGAATTTTGCGAATCTGCTGAGTACGGCTATCGCCTGGTACCTGAGGGCACCCTGGCGGTACCCCCCGATCAAACCCTCGAGGAAATTACCTGGGACCCCGACGATCCCGATGCCGTTGCTCCGCTGGCCGACAGTGCTCCGCCCACCGACGATGGCGGCCTTTCTCAAGCCGAGCTAGACCGCATGCGCCAGCAGCTTGAGAAACTGCTCTAGGGTCACGAGCAATGTCAACGCCTACCTCAACCCTGATTGCCCGAGCCCGCCAGGGCGATGCCCACGCGATCGCCCAGTTACTGACTCCTTCTTTGTCCGCCGGTGTGGTCGCTCGTGGCCAGTGGCGGGGCACCATGCTCCACCTCGATTTAGAAGCTGAGACGGCTATCCCTCAAAACCTGGTGGTGCCCCATATTCGCCGTGGGCTGATGCGCCTGGGGTTAACTTGCCCCATAGATGGCGTGTGGGTCAGCGGGCGACAAACCGGTGCTGACACCGCCGACTGGCAAGAATGCTTCAGTCTCACGGGTGCGTTCAACCCAGCGGATGCTCAGGCGGCTGGAGCGGCTGAGGATGCTATCAGTGCAAGTCCGCCTGCTGCCGCGGAGAACGCTGAGTCAACAGCACTGCTACAGGATTTTTCGACTGAGGAGTCGGATCCCCCGCCGGTCGTCAGCACGCCGCCAGCGCATTCCGCTTCAGACAAGGACAGGGAGGGGATGCCAAACGCGACCCTAGTCGCGCTGACTCACTTGGTGCCGCTGGTGAGCTATCTGGCGGTTGGTGGCCAGTGGCTAGGGGGATGGCCGCTGTTTTGGGGAAGTTCGTTTTTGCTGCCCTGGCGGTTAGTGGCACCCCTAGCGCTGCTGTTAGCTAAAGGCGCGGGATCTGGGGCAAATCCCAATGCTGCCTTCGTTCAGAGTCAAGCCAAAGCGGCTCTGAACTTTCAGCTAACGATGCTCATTGCTTGGATCGTGACCATTGCGCTGATGTTTGTTTTGGTAGGCTTTTTGCTGGTAGTGCCCCTGGCCCTGATCGAAATCGTCAGCTGCATTGTGGCAACGACTCAGGCCGCTGAGGGCAAGCCCGTCCGATATGCGATCGCCATTCGGTTTGTGCGCTAGACCCGCCATCCCTTACATTAGCGGCATTGTATATGCCTTCTGGATGCTGCCTGTGACCGCTAATTCTTCCCTTGCTAACCCTGCCGACCCCGCCGATCGCGGCCACCTGCTGACTGAGCAAGCCAACCCCCGCAGTGCCCAGCTCGATCGGCTCAGCGCGCTGGAACTCGTTGATTTGTTTAACGGTGAAGACCAACGTACCCTAGCGGCGATTGCTGGGGCTAGGGAAGCGCTGGCAGCAGCGATCGATGCCGCTAGCGAGGCGCTGCGCCAGGGGGGGCGGCTGTTTTATGTGGGCGCAGGCACCAGCGGTCGTCTGGGGGTGCTCGATGCGGCAGAGTGCCCGCCCACCTTTTGCACCCCGCCTGAGCTAGTGCAAGGCATTATCGCCGGAGGATCTGGGGCGCTAGTGAAAAGCTCGGAGGGGCTGGAGGATATTGCTGAAGACGGGGCAGCGGCGATCGCCGAGCGCGACGTGCAGTCCCACGATGTGGTGGTGGGCATCACCGCTGGGGGCACGACGCCCTACGTCCAGGGGGCGATCGCCGCTGCGAATCAACGCGGTGCCACCACCGTGTTTATGGCCTGCGTGCCCGCTGACCAGGTGCCCACCGAAGCCGACATTGACATTCGTCTGCTGGTTGGCCCAGAGCTGCTGGCAGGCTCGACCCGGCTCAAGGCGGGCACAGCCACCAAAATGGCCCTCAACATTCTCTCGACGGGGGTGATGGTGCGCCTGGGCAAGGTTTACGGCAACCGCATGGTCGATGTGGCGGTGACTAATACCAAACTGCGCGATCGCGCCCTGCGCATTCTCTGTGATCTGACCGATCTCGACCGTGAGGCCGCCGCTGGCCTACTCGATCGCAGCCACCAGCAGGTCAAACTGGCTCTGATGATGCACCTAGGCAACCTCGATGCCCAGGCGGCGGCTGAGCGCTTAGCTCAGCACCAGGGGCAGCTGCGGCAGGCTTTGACTGACAGAGCCGAGGGAGAGGCCTAAACCTTGGAGGACAGCTCGGGGTGAGGTGGTTCGGCTTCGTCTAGCCAGGCGCGATCGAGGCGAGTGCCCTCAAGCTGGGCAAGCCCTAGAGTTGTATTCCGCAGGTTGGCGCCAGTGAGGTCGGCACCGCGCAGATCGGCGTCTGTGAGGTCGGCACCGCGCAAATCGGCGTAGCTGAGGTTGGCGTTGCGCAGGTCAGCGCCAATGAGAGTGCTGTAGTGCAGGGTGGCCAGGCGTAAGTCGCTACAGCGCAGGTTAGCCCCCGTTAGGTTGACCCGGCTGAGTTCAGCTCGAATCAAAACCGCACGAGCCAGGTCGGCACCTTCGAGATCGGCATTTTCTAAATTGGCGCGCCACAGATTGCAGCCGCCCAGTTTAGCCCCGGCCAGCATGGCCCGGTGTAGATTGATCGATGCCAGATTGGCCTGGCCCAAATTGATACCGGGCAACTCTAGTCCAGGCATCCATGCTTCGTGGAAATCGAGGTGGCTAAAATCGCGGCGACCAGCGGCATACAGGTCTAATACTTGGTCCATGGTTACGGGGATGGATTG carries:
- a CDS encoding translocation/assembly module TamB domain-containing protein; this encodes MTPSQEPEPSREPETSQEPETFQEPEAGGSGRWLTAGLLLGALLVLGGAAALGGWLWSRNNLVPLLARELSEALERPVELGPVERVGLSGVRLGPSKIPPTPTDPDSLSLAAVEVQFKLWDLWRRELPLTVTLEQGELYLEQNAEREWFDLDLELSERDPERDPFINVNLDRLYVKDSQLTMVPYVQGDVEPVRVAIENLQGQLDFNETFIEVPEAPDSPIETRQLDLKLSGESIQGGNLDLTGSVLLPPPKETPSETADSPVDPTEAPGPGLRANISLRTQKARTTDIMPLVDSFLEEPLPVQFPAGVISGQADIESGRGIPTNVVGTARIEEGSVVHPILPEPLQNAQGDVRFRGRTFEFENATASMGDLTARAGGSLNLDEGYNLSGQVNPFTVAQASELLDRSLPVEASGTFGADVTMTGPLGKPVLTTELISQDRVTVDRVAFSEVRATGILRSPNLAIDNILAVPVGGGALTGSGVFTFGDPGRLTLALAGDRIPADTIGQAYGLSDRVALGSVFFDAEIAGPVNQLVGTASWRAPMGNYPAQGNLRLAGNQVRFTNTFVQVAGGTIAGDGLLANGQWNADLRGQGVQLSRLGAGLDGVASGTAQLSGTLDNPGLSGVRGQGNGAIALARGGTLLTNASLAGGQWSANLQGQDLQMAAFAPDLQGTADGNFRFTGSTDNFTLAGARGQGQLVLSDGLATAAARSPQLAQVRGPLTADLAWNGQSILVRQANTTGIQANGFITPRLSGPGAPAIANLDLNLNADNFSLAALPVPQVIPLTGNAFFNGRLRGRPGALALSGDASLVGLQAGDLAFASPLSGPVSYNQGGALAVDLTGGGDRVYVASAGGERDLAFEIRSGEALAEGYTRGDNLYATVENLPLSDLRLPQAGVNGIGTVSGLISRAEIVANLRQPTLQATFDVEDPSIGYLRLPNETTTVAIDPTAPERPAEFTRYGRLRGSVTYANNVIGLAGVVLESASGLSRYLASGTYTLGDQPQINGELVVDNGQIQDLLKTLLIFEQADFRFNVLQPPEWYRPATEADLASLEEVQTVGDRNASLLDQLRRLAEVQELKDMLAAQGETATLPPLDEFVGNFSGKVTANGIVPDSLNITFDLAGADWVWGNADGSNGATYRIDEVIAKGSYQDSIIRLEPVSLRSNFTDFSETTQQGVGLATLNGDFSLRPDDPVARTLRLEVSNVPINALRQPLRLPDNLDGLVNLGATLTGTLAAPQVRGQLAVNEATINRNAIDLATANFRYEDARLNLISRVAIDEQVDPLRLVATVPLPLPGLRQQPETDTVDISLRVRDEGFALVNLFTRAITWESGPASLDLAVQGRWPVNQPVQEALTTLNVTGNANLDGVTISSRSLSEPLTNIQGRIDVLEGLDTIRGNSVYTNGLVLAFQNLEGDFSNGKVTAEGNLKLLPSVQDLAPGLFDTRTAQENDGTPVPTGENPFRVTLDNIALDLRNPAGTYRGRVDGNVVVDGSVFLLPPLVYGEVKLSNGLLTLPDTSVGGGTSTTFASTAEPSIFDPIPPVLEDLKLVLAENVRLAVPGIVDVRAEGTLDLMGTVPNIRPDGRINLPSGRINLLTTEFRLTGDENYAEFSDLDETIDPYLVANLSAAVPDSAAAGNALAVATPFPRNEISVSRIDQLGLTQAGVQTVRIRASVNGRVSRVVNLQGVELSSTPPRSEGEIVALLSGGLLAALESTLGSVSGGGDGFQGLLAFAGSALLNNLQNLLGSGLDRTELRLFSASPPGGQQTGTIDIGGEIGFNFSPSISVSVQKVFTNVTPAVFSVRYRINDQITVRGITSYEQFNENTGAVVEFRFQP
- a CDS encoding DUF3110 domain-containing protein, yielding MVVYVLLFNARTDNEGIHAETINGQNIILMFEHEDDAIRYALMLEAQDFPEATVEGFDQAEIEEFCESAEYGYRLVPEGTLAVPPDQTLEEITWDPDDPDAVAPLADSAPPTDDGGLSQAELDRMRQQLEKLL
- a CDS encoding DUF4870 domain-containing protein, with translation MSTPTSTLIARARQGDAHAIAQLLTPSLSAGVVARGQWRGTMLHLDLEAETAIPQNLVVPHIRRGLMRLGLTCPIDGVWVSGRQTGADTADWQECFSLTGAFNPADAQAAGAAEDAISASPPAAAENAESTALLQDFSTEESDPPPVVSTPPAHSASDKDREGMPNATLVALTHLVPLVSYLAVGGQWLGGWPLFWGSSFLLPWRLVAPLALLLAKGAGSGANPNAAFVQSQAKAALNFQLTMLIAWIVTIALMFVLVGFLLVVPLALIEIVSCIVATTQAAEGKPVRYAIAIRFVR
- the murQ gene encoding N-acetylmuramic acid 6-phosphate etherase is translated as MTANSSLANPADPADRGHLLTEQANPRSAQLDRLSALELVDLFNGEDQRTLAAIAGAREALAAAIDAASEALRQGGRLFYVGAGTSGRLGVLDAAECPPTFCTPPELVQGIIAGGSGALVKSSEGLEDIAEDGAAAIAERDVQSHDVVVGITAGGTTPYVQGAIAAANQRGATTVFMACVPADQVPTEADIDIRLLVGPELLAGSTRLKAGTATKMALNILSTGVMVRLGKVYGNRMVDVAVTNTKLRDRALRILCDLTDLDREAAAGLLDRSHQQVKLALMMHLGNLDAQAAAERLAQHQGQLRQALTDRAEGEA
- a CDS encoding pentapeptide repeat-containing protein, which codes for MDSQSIPVTMDQVLDLYAAGRRDFSHLDFHEAWMPGLELPGINLGQANLASINLHRAMLAGAKLGGCNLWRANLENADLEGADLARAVLIRAELSRVNLTGANLRCSDLRLATLHYSTLIGADLRNANLSYADLRGADLTDADLRGADLTGANLRNTTLGLAQLEGTRLDRAWLDEAEPPHPELSSKV